Within Paenibacillus sp. RUD330, the genomic segment CCGCCAAGGACGCCTGACCAAGGGAGTCCGGTCGCAATCAAGATGAGAATGAACAGGGACAGCCAGAATGCGGGTACGGCATGCAGATCGCGCCAGAATTGACGGCTCCCCCGCTTGCCGAGCCTGGGCAGCACCGTTCCCCAGACGCTGAATCGGCCCCGCGGCCACCATAAATAGAGCCCTGTAACCGTGAGTACGATTCCCCAGCAAGCGGCCATTTCCACAAGACGGTTCGGCAGCGTTCCGCTCAGAAGCAGCTGGCTGTGCATCTTTTTGAAGAAGGAGGAGAAGGTTTTCTCGGCGTCCATCATCCCGTACACTTTTCCGTCATAGGGATCGGCATAAAGAACGGCCTGCGCCCCTTCATTCATGACCGAAAACGTTACTGTCGACTTCGCATCATCAGGCAGGGTAATGGACTGGATGCTCAAGCCCGGATGCTGCTGCTTGACGGCTGCCGAAAGCTGATCGGGCGAAAGTCTGGAAGCGCCGACTTCCCGAACGGTGAGCAGATCCTTGTAGAGATAACCTTCGATTTGCGGCTTGAACAGGTACATGGATCCGCTGAAAGCAAGAATGATGAGAAACGGCGCAAAGATGATTCCGGCATAGAAATGCCATCTCCAGACGGTTTGATACAGGGCGGGAAGCAAGCCGCGATTGCCGCCCGTCCGGATGCTGCCAGTCGATTGCTGCAGCTCAGGCTCCATCTTCATCTGTATGAACAACCCCCATTCAATTAGGTCCTTATCGACCTTCATAAGTATAGGGAACCGGAACCTATTCAACATGACTCGAAGGGGTCATTTCGGCTGCAGCTTCTTTTGGGAGGGAACGCATCGGCCATTTGTGTTAACTTAAAAATGTTATGACAGGTTAACATTTCCTTTACAGGCTGCCGGTCCATTGATACAATGGCTTGGAATCATTGTTAACCATTCATCTATTAATTAAGGTTAACATTAGAAGGATACGAACAGGGTGATCAAAGCGGATGGCTAGGACCGAGAAAAAGGATTGGAACCGATTTGCGGAAAAGGCGTTGAACGGAGAATGCCTTACGCTGGAGGAAGGACTTGCCCTTCTGGAGGCGGGGAATGATGAGATCCTATCGATTCTGCAGGCGGCTTTCACGGTGCGCAAGCATTTTTATGGGACAAAGGTCAAGCTCAACATGATCATCAATGCCAAGAGCGGCCTCTGTCCGGAGGACTGCGGCTACTGCTCGCAATCGATCGTATCGGCGGCCCCGATCGAAAAATACAAGCTGCTGGACAAGGACACGCTGCTTGCCGGCGCGCGCGAGGCGATGCAGCGCAAGGCCGGCACTTATTGTATCGTGGCATCGGGAAAAGGTCCGACCGATAAGGAGATCGGGCAGGTTGTCAAAGCGGTCAAAGAAATACGGGAAACGCTGCCGCTCAAAATCTGCGTCTGCCTCGGCATCCTGAAGGAAGGGCAGGCGGAAAAGCTGGCGGATGCCGGGGTTCACAGGTACAACCACAATCTGAACACAAGCAAAGAGAACTTCCCGTCCATCACGTCGACACATACCTACGATCAGCGGATCGAGACGATCCATGCGGCAAAGCGGAGCGGAATGTCTCCTTGCTCGGGAGTCATTGTCGGCATGGGCGAGACAAACCTGGAGATTGTCGAGATGGCTTATGCCCTTAGAGAGCTGGATGCGGATTCGATTCCGATCAATTTCCTGAACCCCATTCCGGAGACGCCTCTCGAAGGCTCGGAGCTGACGCCGGCCATGAAGGCGCTCAAGGTGCTGGCATTGTTCCGCTTCCTGTGCCCCTCCAAGGAAATCCGCATCGCGGGCGGCCGCGAGTTGAATCTTCGTTCCCTTCAGCCGTTTTCCCTATATGCGGCCAATTCCATTTTTGTAGGCGACTATTTGACGACGGCAGGTCAGGAGGCGATGGCCGACTACCGAATGATTGAAGACCTGGGGTTTGAGATCGAAGAGAATGCCCTCTGAACAACCATGAATTCGGCGTGAACGAGCATAAAATGACGGTGCCTGGCGTGTCGGTTCGAGAGGCCGTGGAGGATATCCTTCACGGCTTTTTTGCGCCCGGTTTCAACGCTCCGAACAGGCTGGCATCAGCATGGGTCAGCGGTCGTATCAATAGCCCGATCGGGCCGTTTTTTCATTTTTCACGCAGTTGTCGGAAAGAGTTGATCCTTTGTTGAACGTTTAAGGTCGAAGAAGTGTCAGGCATTGAATTGCAGCTAGACAACGGTACAATGATTTTAATCCTGCATGGCCAGTCGTCTTTGGACAGCTTTTCCTCCACGGTTCAAGCCGGTCTCATGGGCTGTCGCTCCCCTGCGGCAAACGGAGATAAAAGCATGAAAAGGGTGGAGAGCGTTTGCTCGCTTCATACATTGTGAAATTATTCTCATACTCGGAGGCGATAAAGGTTGGCAGTAGACACAGTTTTTTGGAGCAAAATGGTGACGGGCATGACATTGGGGTTCCACGCCATTTTTGCGACGATTGGCGTCGGCATCCCGTTGTTGATCGCTATCGCAGAGTTCATCGGAATCCGCAAGAAGGATCCTCACTACATCCTGATGGCCAAAAGATGGTCGCGAGGATTCATCATTTCGGTCGCTGTCGGTGTCGTAACCGGCACGGCGATTTCCCTGCAGCTGGCGCTGGTATGGCCCCATTTCATGAAGCTGGCCGGCAATGTCATCGCCCTTCCGCTCTTTATGGAAGTGTTCGCATTCTTTTTTGAAGCCATCTTCCTCGGCATCTATTTGTACACATGGGATCGGTTCAAAAATCCGTATATTCACTGGCTGCTCACGATTCCGATCGTCGCCGGGGCAGGCATGTCCGCTGTTTTCATTACAACGGTGAACGGATTCATGAACCAGCCCGGAGGCTTCGTCATGGAAGCGGGGCACTTCACGGCGGTCGATCCGGTGCAGGCGATGCTGAATACGGCGACGTTCTCCAAGGTTTTCCACGTCTTAAGCTCCGCCTACCTGACTGGAGCCGCCCTATTGGCCGGCATCGCAGCTTATACGATGCTGAGAAAAGGCAGGAGCGCCTATCACAAAAAAGCCTTGAACCTCAGCATGGCAGCTGTCCTGCTGTTCGGCCTTCTCAACACGCTGGCCGGAGATGTATCCGCCAAGTTTTTGGCCGAGCATCAGCCGGAGAAGCTGGCAGCGGCAGAGTG encodes:
- a CDS encoding PepSY domain-containing protein produces the protein MKMEPELQQSTGSIRTGGNRGLLPALYQTVWRWHFYAGIIFAPFLIILAFSGSMYLFKPQIEGYLYKDLLTVREVGASRLSPDQLSAAVKQQHPGLSIQSITLPDDAKSTVTFSVMNEGAQAVLYADPYDGKVYGMMDAEKTFSSFFKKMHSQLLLSGTLPNRLVEMAACWGIVLTVTGLYLWWPRGRFSVWGTVLPRLGKRGSRQFWRDLHAVPAFWLSLFILILIATGLPWSGVLGGQIDRAANATNTNTPPYAYLFSGQPESITVAKDIADNIPWAAENTPVPNSISGGYVRLSMNEIAAIAERQHVLKPYTITMPRGDSGVYSVSTDHVKPGKEVTLHVDPYSGAVLTDVRYQDFGVMAKLITLGIALHEGRLFGLANQIIGLVTCLGLVLISAGSYVMWRKRKPSGTLGAPRKPKEKGVMIGVLAIMAVLGILMPLVGLSIMAILIVDLVLISRIPALRRWLSS
- the bioB gene encoding biotin synthase BioB — its product is MARTEKKDWNRFAEKALNGECLTLEEGLALLEAGNDEILSILQAAFTVRKHFYGTKVKLNMIINAKSGLCPEDCGYCSQSIVSAAPIEKYKLLDKDTLLAGAREAMQRKAGTYCIVASGKGPTDKEIGQVVKAVKEIRETLPLKICVCLGILKEGQAEKLADAGVHRYNHNLNTSKENFPSITSTHTYDQRIETIHAAKRSGMSPCSGVIVGMGETNLEIVEMAYALRELDADSIPINFLNPIPETPLEGSELTPAMKALKVLALFRFLCPSKEIRIAGGRELNLRSLQPFSLYAANSIFVGDYLTTAGQEAMADYRMIEDLGFEIEENAL
- a CDS encoding cytochrome ubiquinol oxidase subunit I, producing the protein MAVDTVFWSKMVTGMTLGFHAIFATIGVGIPLLIAIAEFIGIRKKDPHYILMAKRWSRGFIISVAVGVVTGTAISLQLALVWPHFMKLAGNVIALPLFMEVFAFFFEAIFLGIYLYTWDRFKNPYIHWLLTIPIVAGAGMSAVFITTVNGFMNQPGGFVMEAGHFTAVDPVQAMLNTATFSKVFHVLSSAYLTGAALLAGIAAYTMLRKGRSAYHKKALNLSMAAVLLFGLLNTLAGDVSAKFLAEHQPEKLAAAEWHFETEKGADLILMGWLNTEHEIIGAIHLPKLLSFLAFGDFNAEVKGLEEFPLDERPPLLVHYLFDFMAGIGFALLAIACLYFLFVFWKKRNELNKWLLRILALTAPLSFLAVEFGWLYAELGRQPWIIRGYMRVEEAATTSPSVRLLFFLFLLLYIALAVVCVLVLRRLFHHKPAEAEMETWLKEKRDISKEGGERA